Genomic window (Culex pipiens pallens isolate TS chromosome 3, TS_CPP_V2, whole genome shotgun sequence):
tattaaaatttccccTTTCCGTTATCTTCTTCCAGAATGAGCAAGGAAGCCCCGCCGGCGTACGGTTTCATACCGCCCCAGTCGGCTCCACCCAGCTATGCACAGGCCGTCGGTGGCGTTCCCCCGGCTAGTCCCTTCGTGCCGAACGTGCCCCAGCCAACGGGGCCGGCCATCATCACCACCGTGGTTCCCGTTGGCCCCCAGACGACGCACATGATCTGTCCCAGCTGCCACTCGGAGATCAACACCCAAACCACCACGTCGCCCGGCCTCATCGCGTACGTTTCCGGCTTTCTGATTGCACTTTTTGGGTGAGTTTATTGCGATTTTGCCTATCCCTGCTTTAAATACTGATAACGACTCCATTCTCTCTTTTAGTTGCTGGCTCGGCTGCTGTCTGATTCCGTGCTGCATCGACGAGTGCATGGACGTGCATCACTCGTGCCCCCACTGCAAGGCCTATCTCGGACGACATCGACGATAAGCGGGAATTCCTTGAGCCCGTTTGATTGCGTTGGCGATTCCATCTCAAATCGAAGGGCACCATCTCTGCCAAGTCCCGCGTTtcgttttcgagaaaaaaaaaaacaaacaaaatcacgaTTGAGAGTGCATCACATTGCGAATGTTTCcagaagcaaaacaaaaaatacccaTAACACcgacaaaaaaatcatcacgaTACGATTAATCCAAGAAACAACACTAACAGAGTCTAGTTTAATCGCTAGAACAGCAGCTAGGTGttgtctaactttttttttgtcacggACGTGTGTCATAGAGGCGCTAAGCGTTACCCGCCGAAACGGCGGCGCCGTTACAGCTTACAGTCAGAACGGATACTGAACGTTTTAAATCTCGTTTTTTTTGGCAATTAGTTTGCTCTGTttagttagatttttaaattcagatgAGCCATACCGATAGGTGATCGATTAGCAGGCATTTCGATGGAATGAAAGTTTTTCCATGCGATCTAATTCACAATAATTATGTTTCTGGAGAATAGTGCCTCATCTGAGTTGGTGGTACGAACTAGAAGCCTAACATTTTGTTTAATACTAAGCGACAGCAGCGAGTggttagttttagttttatatTAAACTCGATTTGACTAATTTGTGATGTCATCCAATccgtcttcatttttttttgcgtttttctgaCAATATTCACAATTATTATCTTGAACCCTTATACATGTAATATTTGTAGTCTTGTAATATTGTTATTAAATTCGCTGCTgataaatattcaataaaaccaaaaataattttaatgtaaaCGAAAAAGCGTTATTTGAATTCTAAAATATCATGTCAGTCCCAAAATTTGATGAGTTTAACTTCTGCTCTTCAAAGATATCCAGCTCCTCGAGCTCCTTTCGACTGTACTGCCGAATCTAtcttcaaatctagagttttttttgaaaaggtcctttaaacatatgaaatataagctattgtctttcatatgtttctttcataaaaactctagaatagCTTATAGGCCCTttataaaaaactctagaaatcctCAAAAAATTTCGACACCAACGACTCTGACCAACTCCACCaatagtttttaacaaaaacaacgaaaaaatagttacgtgaTTTAAGAACGGTACCTTACACACACTTCAAAGAATGCAACATTTCAAAGCATATCTAGAGAAGTTTCAGGTTCAGATAAGATTCAAACCATAGCACAgctgtgaaacatttcaaatagTGCGTCCGATTTCCCAGGAAAccggaaaataattttcaaaattgtagtaATTTTTCAGAGTACATTCACGCCATGGGTTTTCTATGCTAattgaaccttttgaaaaagtaagtttgagttGATATTTTTGGTGGATTTTCTGTAAACCTTTAATTTGCTTATTTTGACGACATGTCAGTTCAAtttcacaattatttttttcaaagtttatttctaCGGTTTGAATTAGgctgatacaaatatttttaaaagactttgtcaccccccttcaaaatcggcccgaaaaatcagggggcaaacaaattatcaaaaaacttcaaaatttcaactgcaATCAATTTAAATTGCACTCCAATGCGTTTAGAACCATTTTCATCATGTTCATATTTTCTATGTACAGTAAcgcaaaaagtaatttaattgccaaaattgttttttttttttgttaaattatagagtttttgaacattaatgattgcaaaacaactgcactagtgtaaaatgaattttaaaatacttttgtattttatttgtttagataTGGCTTGTCATTATTGTATTTAGCTCTCAATTTCGATAATTAGCTCTCAATTTCTAACTTGCGAAATTtgggaaactattggttcgattttcaatgttaaaaataaaaatttaaattttttttctctttttaagtaaaataagttccaaattaagaaattaggcaCAACATTTCAACACCATATTTTTTGATAGCACGTCCCCggtttacagtcatcccacatagaGTAAACCGGGGCAATAGTGCGCACTAGTCTTTTCTGGCCTTAAATCATGttcttccatttttttgttaagcgtttaaaattttacgaaatgtcaagtttgcccTAAGAAAAATATCGTtctcagtgttttcacgaaaacatttccagagtttgtttttgtttttgaaaaggtcatttAAACATGTGAaacatagcttataggaccttttcaaaaataattctagatttgttaattcaaattatCATAGGTTTTCACTagctttagaaagcctttggatcttttattagataaatatgttttgtaaggaatttgaaaagaacaattattgataatcaacttTGAACTGAAGAAAACTCGGAAAacttagagaccctaaatagggagactggccagactttgctaaatcgatctggcaacgtatgatTTGTGCTTGCCACCACTGCCAAGTTTTGCTGGGcataaaggcaaatgctcgtttggatacgtcaaacttgtGTCTGTTTGGGCACGTCAAATTCAcatcgaccagtctccctatttaggatcctTAGGAAAACTATCCAAGTTAtccctttaaaatcaaactaacaGTTAAATCAAAATGTCCTACTAGCAAAAGCTTTAGCCGaatctaaaaaatcaattaaattttaaacaaagttgTAAAAATTCCGTATAAATCCGTATAAGgcaaaaaattccgtacaaaaatcccggcctgttaaaaatccgcgaagagggtcgaaaatccgtacggtaaggaaaaaatccatacagttggtagccttagtcaaAACGAATGCCAAAATCCCATGTTTAGTGCATGAGAAAAGTTAAAATATTGTCTATCGTGCTTACTCAAATGGCACTACGGCATATGATTTCCAACTTTAAATAATTTCGCCCATCTGACAATAATGTGTGTCACCCATCaatcaacttttgttttttaaaaactcaCCAGTTCAATGGAATCAAAGAATTGTTAATAATTTAGTATTTTGCAACCTCTTTATATGCACTTCTGCAAGAAAATGAAATCACAGTTAAAGTTGAGCCTTCTCTTGCAATAGTAGTGTCTCTATCTTATAATGGTTAACCGCATAAGCTTCATCTCTACAGTTAGTGTGATCTTTCTGTTGCTCTTTGCAATTAGTGCTGATTTGTCACCcggtgaaaatatttcaaaattgatttacgaATTTATCACCAACTATAAACGGTTGAAATTTGGCATAGTGTTCACGTGTTCGCGAGAAGGAATCGAGGACATTTTACCGTTTAACATCGTGGCAAAGCAATTAATGCGCGGGAATGTGACGCTCAGAGCAATTAGTGTCGACGATTACGACGAGCAGGATtgctcaaattttggaaaatatgcaCAAATAATGCGTGGTTTAATTGCTCATCACCAATTTGTGTTGCTGGATATGGATTGTGCGGGGGCGAATACAGTGCTGTATGAGGTAGGTGTcgcaaaatatttacaacgcccaaaattttctcttttcttcttaaaaaaaaaatgtgatcaaATTAACAAAGTGCGTTGGatgaaaatcttatttttaatcTTCTGAGAGaatttatttgaacattttccaAAAGTCATTGTTTTATTAGTCTTGTGCAACCAATACCCTTCAACGTTCCTTCCAAACCACAGCACCCAAACTTATGATGATGATGCTGTTAGAATATCGGTGGCCAAAAGCTTGTCCTAACCAAAAACCCGCCACCCATAACTTACAGGCCTCGCGATACGAGCTTTTCAACGCTTCGTTCCACTGGCTGATAATTGATAAAAAAGCATCATccaccaacgacgacgacgaagcccCGGACGGCACCGGCCCGGATCGATTACAGCGCGGACAATGGCGCAATTGCCGGCGGCGGTCGCAGGTTCCACCACTTTTTGGCCGTGGTCCTCCTGCTGTCAGCGGTGGGAACAACGGCAGCTTCTGTTCCGACGATGGCGATGAAGATACTACCACGTTGGACCGCCTGGAAACAATGAACATCAGCATCAACGCGGAAATAACTCTGGTCCGGGAGTCCAGCGTGGCCGGTGGTGCCACGGCCAACGGTGACCGGCGCCGGAAGGTCTATGCGCTCTTTGATATTTGGTAATCCAATAAAGAACAGCCCGTTGTAGTATAGGTACCGCCCCTCCTATATAGATGGTGGCAGGTAGTGTTGTGGCCGGTCCTTTTGTAGACTCTTCATTGTGGATTCATTGTTCATGTTTATGCACTATTCATAGAACCGAACGTTCTGTATCGCAAGAGTGTGGCTTGATTTCATAATATTATGATAGCAGAAAAGCTACTTATTGTGTACCAAGCTGTTTTTCCATGTGAAAAGATATTTTGAGCTGTTTAACAAAAACATTCATGTTATTTTCTTCAATGGTTCTGATAAATTAAGGATATCCCACATGTTCGTGTACTTAATTTACTAATTttgtttcgtttattttttgtatgctctttgcttatttttttcaaagtttatgttgctctcttaaaaaatttccgatttttcaaaaacttcgagaaaattatgaaaatatacctctaaacagcaattccccacaataacagcatgattcgaaaaacgGTTCTCCGAtagggctcaacatttttctgggggttctttagtagtaattttttgtttggccatgaGCCGTTAGGGGGATTAAACAATTGGcaatttttgtagaaaaaaaaacacttgaaaaaatcataactctgtGGCATTTTAACCGATATTAGCTATCTTGAACACAAATGGAAGGTTATCAGATAGGCTTTTgaggaaaaatatttaaaagtttcaaaaatctagcctgaaatttgaaaaaataccgtctttgcagactgaatactaatattaaacgggacaaacattgaacgaaaagctccaggaggataaggcgggaatcgaaccggcGCTTCATAACAACTTAGGTAACGGCAGCCAAAGCCCCTAAcaaccgcgccacgaggcccttcaAAAAGGtcgtttgaaaacataaaatgctggtTTGATGGCCAAAGAAcctatatctgaaaatgtttttatcggatttctcggtaaatttgacaatttttttttgaaaaaatggggTTTTCGAAGCGCCGCGCGcaatattgagaaaatgatgaaaacagtaaaaatcaacgattttcactaaaactgtgatAGGTTTAAACCTTCACGGTTTGGGAAAAAATCCGTTATTaaaaaacgcaacttttgaTATCCAAAGAAGTATAGGTCAccgctaaaattttaaagttattgcagttttagtgaaaaaaatagttcaatttcaatttcaattcggttttattagtggataatcatgttacaataagttcattcgcagtacataacagagatttggagttcctttcagctgtgtgttaaatctcaatccattttggaacgattattgctaatgactaagagattaccaaaagtaagaaaaaaattagaaaaaaaacttactgaaattgcaaaggaaaggggatagaaatagaaaaagcttaaactaaatcacagttttttttatctattgtagatgtgcttaatcattagctccccgagggccaaaAATTGTTCCGCCTTAttacggcaggtccggaaccgcgtcatcatctcacccgctagagcaaaaaactccggcagggtgaagaggtCTTCCTCGgttacttcttgctgggccgcatcgccgctaccggcagcgaccacgctggcgaacgatcgcccccatccaggaggtaacgctgagttgtccgctggaaccgaacgctgtccagctgcaggaacggttgCGATCGTATTCCGCTGAGAAGAGTGGGATGCTGCtactttcttcttcctcttttcctgctcctcgaggtaggccttgcgcgcgacgcatccgcggtaattaccgatatggttgccgtcacagttggcgcaattaatgcgcgccttggtgtgctctgccttgtcccccaagtccgccttgcacggcagtgcacacttcTCCGAAAGGTGTGTtacaccgcacttcacgcagcggggcgggaggttgcagttccgcgagccgtggccgaacttctggcaacggtggcattgcgctacgtccattgggtttttggagtaaaaccgccagtttacccaaaaaccgtccaacgccttagtccgtcgCAGGTCTTagattttgacggtgccgcggtcgaagtacaacaggtacagagcgtgcgtacctgtgactgttgtcttacgcgagagcacttttatctcccgtggcgtTATTCCGGCACCCGAGAGGTGTTCCTTCAGGTCGGCGATTGGGCGGTCTTGGTAGCCCTGCAGGACTACCTTAACCGCGGTCTTCTCAACTggatcgaatgtgtagaacttgaagttgctACACTTcagttctttcaccaccaggtcgaaattctttttgttgAAAGAAATCACTTGTACtttcgatttttcaattttcagacTATAttggaggccttccagcaactcgtcaacatcgtccgccaacgtatccaaaacaaaaattggaggtggtcgccgttccttcggagagttgtctttttttgtcgtaCTACCTTTTTTGCATGCATGCACGTccatcgtcgtcggtagtgctgctaccgtcggtgttgttgttgttggtttcctcgtcactcagtctcgcgaacttgttactgctGGGAATGTTGGCGGTTGTTGATGCGCCACCGGTCgacagattgccggaagtacCTGAGCGGAGTCTGCTTcttatagggctgcgatcctggacacggtaattagcGTGCAATAACTCCGGATTGAAACCATCAGCGCACACGCTCCCCTGcccgatggcggacgacgcggcggcgtttttctgtttacctttttgcactcggccggtagacgaacttcgcgggtttttcgaggccgcactcgaactgccacggccacggccggccttcggcatgctggtggagcaaactcgcgggtaatcacggtcgaTTACggcggaaaattcgaaaaaacttttagagctctgaGCACTTTACTGTTGCTTGCTCTGGAagatacacgcagaaaaaaaaggttttttttgttttcttaattttcttgttttggcGCGCGTCATGtcaaaaaaccctatttttattttcaaaaaaaaaacatgtctcGCAATCctgtttttaccttttttttaatttctgtgtCATTTCCCGAGGAATTCGATAAACATATTggcagatataggctctttggtcccgaaaaGCACTTtctacaatttttcaattatgataccacaaattgaaaaaaatgttatgagaAAGCAAGGAAAACCATGTTGTCCatgtaaaatgttttgaaacttttttttattggtttttaggccgttgcaaatattgttcaaagtttatgtcgtcccctccccccttcaaagtcggcctgaataatcatggggcaaaaaaatatattttcgaaaaactttaaaattgtaatggaagttaaagttaaataaattgaaaaccaGTTCaaatgcgtttataatcatataaagcatttttgaactcctttgaaaacattttaaattttcaagaaataccACTGCACAGTccgacaaaaagtttttttttcgcgaaaaaaaaaaaaatttcgtcgatatctcgatattttgaaaactaatgattgaaaagcaactggacgcgtgtaaaatgtattttaaaacacttttttcatccaattgttgaaacctaggcttacaatttttttttgcatcagcCTAATGTGAATAAAGAAACTATAAACccaggtgacattgatagaatttcagtctattttaagaatattttctaCACGgaaaataaatagatttttggaaacttcaaaatttggttgatcgattaatacctcttttttaaagtaattttacctaaaatatgtGAACCTgagaaaaatttctgattagAGTTCATCAGTATCTGGCGtaatataacacattttttgacacatgCTCTGTGaccattccctgatgaatataaaaatattttttctgtggaACTGGTACAGTTTgtctcaatatttttatttttaaaacattttctgggGAACGCCACAATCTGAGGACCCTTTTTTGAtaactcgtgacggaggggcggaacGACCCCTGCAATttctgaacatgcgaaaaaaggcaTGGGTTtcgataatttgcagcctgaaatggtggagagatggaaattttgtgtcaaagggacttttatgtaaaattggagattcgaaaagtacaataaatttccTTTGAAATGACATGGAAGGGAAATGGCAGAGTttagaaaatgagtttttttcgacgcaagacacattttttctgagttttgagtacgccatcagatcgggcgtccaatttcacataaaagtccctttgacacaaaatgtcCATCTCtccaccatttcaggctgcaaattattgataaaaacgtattttttcgcatgttccggccctccgtcacgagatatcaaaaaacggatttcggattcgtgatcagggacaaaagttaccccttaggacaaagattcacgcaaatcgaagaggggtcggggcaacttttcccgatttcgtgtgagttggaagAGAATCACTCACATCGAACAGCCACCATCTCTTGAAAAATCGCTAACAATGTTTtagtcaaaaaataataatataacaaATAATCGATGGTCGAAATTCTAGAGAGTTACTCAGTGTGAGAAATTTATATCCGTAATTTAAATGCATGAATACAATCTAGTAAAATTTCTAAGCTTTTAGGCTAACAATCAAACGATCAATAGTAAAGCACCCTGTACTCGCCACCCAACGCAATTACTGTAATCTCATTACTGACAAGTTAAGGCATTCGCAAATCCGCTTGATCTTGATTGGCAACTGTCC
Coding sequences:
- the LOC120413412 gene encoding LITAF domain-containing protein, with protein sequence MSKEAPPAYGFIPPQSAPPSYAQAVGGVPPASPFVPNVPQPTGPAIITTVVPVGPQTTHMICPSCHSEINTQTTTSPGLIAYVSGFLIALFGCWLGCCLIPCCIDECMDVHHSCPHCKAYLGRHRR